One genomic window of Brachionichthys hirsutus isolate HB-005 chromosome 22, CSIRO-AGI_Bhir_v1, whole genome shotgun sequence includes the following:
- the slc41a2b gene encoding solute carrier family 41 member 2 has protein sequence MSVQRLGGALGESLGSSLAVRMSVTGGGWSALSLKPVSSGRIASLFQTMVPTGYTKLQEERLATADLAVAPEAGSLQNGYRQETAHAEGRRLLDRASRSSVTLSDCGDGGYSETEPMLAERRLSGEEEDAEEEEVDARETHRLNMPKESPLAMALQILVPFLLAGFGTVSAGMVLDIVQHWQAFQYITEIFILVPALLGLKGNLEMTLASRLSTAVNVGKMDSPIEKWNLIIGNLALKQVQATVVGFLAAVAAVVLGWIPEGRFQMSHAVLLCSSSVATAFIASLLQGIIMVGVIVGSKKTGVNPDNVATPIAASFGDLITLAILAWISQGLYQCLDSYPYVSSVLCAFFMCLTPLSIIISSKHPASRTLLYSGWEPVITAMVISSIGGLILDKTVSDPNLAGIVVYTPVINGIGGNLVAIQSSRFSTHLHFNCAPGEVPDEAKGCYYPCRTFCGTGANHRSAQVLLLLVIPGHVMFLYTIHLMKSGHTSLTPIFMSVYLSAAMLQVLLLLCIADWMVHAMWRRGKDPDSFTIPYLTALGDLLGTALLALSFHFLWVIGDQDSDVGD, from the exons ATGAGTGTACAGAGACTGGGAGGAGCTCTCGGGGAGTCTCTGGGCTCTAGCCTCGCCGTCCGTATGAGCGTAACAGGTGGCGGGTGGAGCGCTCTCTCCTTGAAGCCCGTCTCCTCCGGGCGGATTGCCTCGCTGTTCCAGACCATGGTCCCGACCGGTTACAccaagctgcaggaggagcggcTAGCTACGGCGGACCTCGCCGTTGCCCCGGAGGCCGGCTCGCTGCAGAATGGCTACAGACAGGAGACGGCGCACGCAGAAGGCCGGCGGCTGCTGGACAGGGCCTCGCGGTCTTCCGTCACTTTGTCTGACTGCGGAGACGGAGGCTACTCTGAAACGGAACCCATGCTGGCTGAACGGAGGCTCTCTGGCGAGGAGGAAgacgcagaggaggaagaggtcgaTGCGCGTGAAACGCACCGGCTCAACATGCCCAAGGAGTCACCGCTGGCCATGGCGCTGCAGATATTGGTGCCGTTCCTGCTCGCCGGGTTCGGGACTGTCTCGGCCGGGATGGTGCTGGATATCGTGCAG CACTGGCAGGCGTTTCAGTACATCACAGAGATCTTCATCCTCGTTCCCGCTCTGCTCGGTCTCAAGGGAAACCTGGAGATGACGCTTGCCTCGAGGCTGTCCACAGCG GTGAACGTGGGCAAGATGGATTCTCCGATAGAGAAGTGGAACCTCATCATCGGCAACCTGGCACTGAAGCAG gTTCAGGCCACTGTCGTGGGCTTCCTGGCAGCTGTAGCAGCTGTGGTCCTTGGCTGGATCCCAGAGGGAAGGTTTCAGATGAGCCacgctgtgttgttgtgttccaGCAGCGTGGCCACGGCCTTCATCGCCTCCCTGCTGCAGG GTATCATCATGGTGGGTGTGATTGTGGGCTCCAAGAAGACTGGCGTCAACCCAGACAACGTAGCCACACCCATTGCTGCCAGTTTTGGGGACCTCATCACCTTGGCGATCCTGGCCTGGATCAGCCAGGGCCTCTACCAGTGCCTGG ATTCCTACCCGTATGTGTCGTCAGTGCTTTGCGCTTTCTTCATGTGTCTGACTCCCCTGTCGATCATCATCTCCTCCAAGCACCCTGCCAGCCGCACCCTCCTCTACTCTGGATGGGAGCCTGTCATCACTGCCATGGTCatcagcag CATTGGAGGGCTGATCCTGGACAAAACGGTGTCCGACCCAAATCTGGCTGGCATCGTTGTGTACACCCCGGTGATAAATG GGATCGGGGGCAACCTGGTCGCCATCCAATCCAGCAGGTTCTCGACTCACCTGCATTTCAACTGTGCCCCCGGGGAGGTCCCTGACGAGGCCAAGGGCTGCTACTACCCCTGCCGCACCTTCTGTGGCACAG GAGCCAACCATCGCTCGGCTCaggtgctcctcctcctggtgatCCCAGGCCACGTCATGTTCCTCTACACCATCCACCTGATGAAGAGCGGGCACACCTCCCTGACGCCGATCTTTATGTCGGTCTATCTGTCTGCTGCGATGCTGCAG gtgctgctgctgctctgcatagCCGACTGGATGGTGCACGCCATGTGGCGGCGCGGCAAAGACCCCGACAGCTTCACCATTCCTTACCTGACTGCCCTGGGCGACCTGTTGGGCACCGCCCTGCTGGCGCTGAGCTTCCACTTCCTCTGGGTCATCGGCGACCAGGACAGCGACGTGGGCGACTGA